In one window of Thermus neutrinimicus DNA:
- the ftsH gene encoding ATP-dependent zinc metalloprotease FtsH, which produces MPQRINPFTLVFLLLLGYLAYTAFTGPPAPTLPYTEFRTLVRQGKVAEVTLEETRILGTLKEPERFPTPQGGSQVARRFAVPLPPSQVADPELLRFLEENGVKIVTKPPSFWPQFLLYLGPTLLLILFFWFFFMRAQGGAGQVMQFGQSRAKLYGKEKQVNTTFKDVAGHEEAKRELMEVVDFLKNPKKYLELGAEIPKGVLLVGPPGTGKTLLARAVAGEAGVPFFSVSASEFMEMFVGVGASRVRSLFEDARRNAPSIIFIDELDSIGRKRGAGIGGGHDEREQTLNQILSEMDGFEKDTSVIVLAATNRPDILDPALLRPGRFDRQVVVGLPTLEERRDILLVHMRGKPIAEEVDALELAHLTPGFSGADLKNLVNEAALLAARDGAKKIRKEHFLKALDKIVLGLERPALKLSEEEKRAVAYHEAGHAVVGEVLPHADKTEKVSIVPRGMALGARWSKPEERVLVSKDHLMDELAVLMAGRVAEELFTGTVTTGAQDDFKRATQIAKRMVLDWGMGEHFKNIAWGSDSGPIFLGEEIAKKKDHSEETARLIDQDVRKILDEAYAKARQVLMEHAPAMHKIAEELLREETIPGERVRAILEETQAVQRASEESA; this is translated from the coding sequence GGCTATTTAGCCTACACCGCCTTCACCGGCCCTCCAGCCCCCACCCTTCCCTACACGGAGTTCCGCACCCTGGTGCGCCAGGGCAAGGTGGCGGAGGTGACCCTGGAGGAAACCCGCATCCTGGGAACCCTGAAGGAACCCGAGCGCTTCCCCACCCCGCAGGGGGGAAGCCAGGTGGCCAGGCGCTTCGCCGTGCCCTTGCCCCCCAGCCAGGTGGCCGACCCCGAGCTACTACGCTTTCTGGAGGAAAACGGGGTCAAGATCGTCACCAAACCCCCCTCCTTCTGGCCGCAGTTCCTCCTCTACCTGGGACCCACCCTCCTCCTCATCCTCTTCTTCTGGTTCTTCTTCATGCGGGCCCAGGGCGGGGCCGGGCAGGTGATGCAGTTCGGGCAGAGCCGGGCCAAGCTCTACGGAAAGGAAAAGCAGGTCAACACCACCTTCAAGGACGTGGCCGGCCACGAGGAGGCCAAGCGGGAGCTCATGGAGGTGGTGGACTTCCTGAAAAACCCCAAGAAGTACCTGGAGCTGGGAGCGGAGATCCCCAAAGGGGTCCTCCTGGTGGGGCCCCCGGGAACGGGCAAGACCCTTCTGGCCCGGGCGGTGGCGGGGGAGGCGGGCGTACCCTTCTTCTCCGTCTCCGCCAGCGAGTTCATGGAGATGTTCGTGGGCGTGGGGGCAAGCCGGGTGCGAAGCCTCTTTGAGGATGCCCGAAGGAACGCCCCCAGCATCATCTTCATAGACGAGCTGGACTCCATCGGCCGCAAGCGGGGGGCGGGCATAGGCGGTGGCCACGACGAGCGGGAGCAAACCTTAAACCAGATCCTTTCCGAGATGGATGGCTTTGAGAAGGACACCTCGGTGATCGTCCTGGCCGCCACCAACCGCCCGGACATCCTGGACCCCGCCCTCTTACGCCCCGGGCGCTTTGACCGCCAGGTGGTGGTGGGCCTTCCCACCCTGGAGGAGCGCCGGGATATCCTCCTGGTGCACATGCGGGGCAAACCCATCGCCGAGGAGGTGGACGCCCTGGAGCTGGCCCACCTCACCCCGGGCTTCTCCGGGGCCGACCTCAAGAACCTGGTGAACGAGGCAGCCCTGTTGGCGGCCCGGGATGGCGCCAAGAAGATCCGCAAGGAGCACTTCCTGAAGGCCCTGGACAAGATCGTGCTGGGCCTCGAGCGGCCTGCCCTTAAGCTTTCGGAGGAGGAGAAGAGGGCCGTGGCCTACCACGAGGCCGGGCATGCCGTGGTGGGCGAGGTCTTGCCCCATGCGGACAAGACGGAAAAGGTTTCCATCGTCCCCAGGGGCATGGCCTTGGGTGCCCGCTGGAGCAAACCGGAGGAAAGGGTTTTGGTTTCCAAGGACCACCTCATGGACGAGCTCGCCGTCCTCATGGCGGGCCGGGTGGCGGAGGAACTCTTCACCGGCACCGTGACCACCGGGGCCCAGGACGACTTCAAGCGGGCCACCCAGATCGCCAAGCGCATGGTCCTGGACTGGGGCATGGGGGAGCACTTCAAGAACATCGCCTGGGGTTCGGACTCCGGCCCCATCTTCCTGGGGGAGGAGATCGCTAAGAAGAAGGACCACTCCGAGGAAACCGCCCGCCTCATCGACCAGGACGTCCGCAAGATCCTGGACGAGGCCTACGCCAAGGCCCGCCAGGTCCTCATGGAGCACGCCCCCGCCATGCACAAGATCGCTGAGGAGCTCCTCCGGGAGGAAACCATCCCCGGGGAGCGGGTGCGGGCCATCCTCGAGGAAACCCAAGCGGTGCAAAGGGCCTCGGAGGAAAGCGCCTAG